In one window of Acidobacteriota bacterium DNA:
- the merA gene encoding mercury(II) reductase, with translation MPEKNHITLRIEGMTCDGCARHVTEALKSVPGVEHAEVGSWKGGQATVVAPAEVQEADLTEAVKKSGYRAVLREKRPLEGGRRVPSRNGAEYDLMTIGGGSAAFAAAIKAAELGAKVAIVEKGTIGGTCVNIGCVPSKTLIKAAELCYHSAYPKFEGLTACPPPSDWQRVVQQKNELVAGLREGKYVHVAEMYSNIAIIRGEVKLLGGRKLAVEGKTYTPGKILLATGSHNWALAIPGLEEAGYFDSTEALDLEELPESLIIIGGGAIGLEFAQLFTRFGVKVMVLEGGPHVAMAEEPEIGDAMVKYLEGEKVRVCANAKIRKVERANGEVRVHATMNGTEEICAAKQLMVAAGRRANSVGFGIEEAGIKLGSKGEILVNEHLQTANPDIYAAGDCIGDPMYVYVAAYAGGIAAENALNGAGKVFDLFALPRVTFTDPQIASVGLTEAEAKAKGFEVVTSVLDLKNVPRALASRDTRGLIKLVAEKEGGRLLGAHVLAAGAGEVIQETTLAVRFGLTVQDLVETFHPYLTMVEGIKLAALTFKKDVGKLSCCAA, from the coding sequence ATGCCAGAAAAGAATCACATTACGCTGCGTATTGAGGGCATGACGTGTGATGGGTGCGCCCGACACGTAACAGAGGCCCTCAAAAGCGTGCCAGGCGTCGAACACGCCGAAGTGGGGTCATGGAAAGGCGGCCAGGCGACCGTTGTGGCCCCGGCCGAAGTCCAAGAAGCGGATCTGACCGAGGCGGTGAAGAAGTCGGGGTACCGCGCCGTCCTGCGGGAGAAGAGGCCGCTGGAAGGCGGTCGGCGTGTGCCGTCCCGTAATGGAGCTGAATACGACCTGATGACGATTGGCGGCGGGTCGGCGGCGTTTGCAGCGGCGATCAAGGCTGCGGAGCTTGGGGCGAAGGTGGCGATTGTGGAAAAGGGAACCATCGGTGGGACGTGCGTCAACATTGGCTGCGTGCCCTCGAAGACGCTTATCAAAGCCGCAGAGCTTTGTTATCACTCGGCATATCCGAAATTCGAGGGGTTGACGGCCTGCCCTCCTCCGTCAGACTGGCAGAGAGTAGTGCAACAAAAGAACGAGCTGGTGGCAGGTTTGCGCGAGGGCAAGTACGTGCATGTGGCGGAAATGTACTCCAACATCGCCATTATTCGAGGCGAAGTGAAGCTTCTGGGCGGTCGCAAACTCGCCGTGGAAGGGAAGACTTACACGCCGGGAAAGATTCTGCTCGCTACGGGTTCCCACAACTGGGCTCTGGCCATTCCCGGCCTTGAAGAAGCCGGTTACTTTGACAGCACCGAGGCGCTTGATCTCGAAGAACTGCCCGAATCGTTAATCATCATTGGGGGTGGCGCGATCGGGCTTGAATTCGCCCAGCTCTTTACGCGCTTCGGCGTAAAAGTCATGGTCCTTGAAGGAGGGCCGCACGTGGCGATGGCGGAAGAGCCTGAAATCGGCGATGCCATGGTGAAATATCTCGAAGGTGAAAAGGTTCGCGTTTGCGCGAACGCGAAGATCAGGAAAGTTGAGCGCGCGAACGGAGAAGTAAGGGTTCATGCGACCATGAACGGCACAGAGGAAATCTGCGCTGCGAAGCAATTGATGGTGGCCGCGGGGCGCCGCGCCAATAGCGTCGGATTCGGCATCGAAGAGGCGGGCATCAAACTCGGTTCGAAAGGCGAAATCCTGGTGAACGAACATCTTCAAACGGCGAACCCTGATATCTACGCGGCGGGCGACTGCATCGGCGACCCCATGTATGTCTATGTGGCGGCTTATGCGGGGGGGATTGCTGCGGAGAACGCTTTGAACGGCGCAGGGAAGGTTTTCGACCTCTTTGCTCTGCCTCGCGTGACCTTCACCGACCCGCAGATTGCGAGCGTCGGACTGACGGAGGCCGAGGCAAAGGCGAAAGGGTTTGAGGTTGTTACTTCCGTCTTGGACCTCAAGAACGTGCCTCGCGCGCTTGCTTCCCGTGATACGCGCGGCCTGATCAAGCTCGTGGCCGAAAAAGAGGGCGGGCGGCTGCTCGGCGCGCATGTACTTGCGGCGGGCGCGGGCGAGGTCATCCAAGAGACGACTCTGGCCGTTCGCTTTGGCCTGACGGTCCAAGACCTTGTTGAGACCTTCCATCCCTACTTAACAATGGTTGAAGGCATCAAGCTCGCAGCACTGACATTCAAGAAAGACGTCGGCAAGCTCTCCTGCTGCGCGGCATGA
- a CDS encoding heavy metal-responsive transcriptional regulator has product MRADREGRETEFLTFRWGEGWKFSLMQIGELAKRGGISIQTVRFYERRGLLPSPPRKESGYRVYGEGDLRRLLFIRHAKALGFSLEEIRKILAMRARGACPCGQVITLAERHLQNIRETIRNLAGFEHDLSRAVKKWKNSPQPKLAANDFCALIERAVQGEDLRGAKDVDN; this is encoded by the coding sequence ATGAGAGCCGACCGCGAAGGACGCGAAACTGAATTCCTGACATTCCGTTGGGGCGAAGGTTGGAAATTCTCACTCATGCAAATTGGAGAACTGGCCAAAAGAGGCGGCATTTCGATTCAAACGGTGCGCTTCTATGAGCGCCGGGGTCTGCTGCCCAGTCCGCCGCGGAAGGAATCCGGGTATCGCGTTTACGGCGAAGGAGACTTGCGCCGACTGCTGTTTATTCGGCACGCGAAGGCGCTCGGTTTCTCATTGGAGGAAATCCGCAAGATTCTGGCGATGCGAGCGCGCGGAGCGTGCCCGTGCGGCCAAGTCATCACGCTCGCCGAGCGGCACCTCCAGAACATTCGGGAAACCATCCGTAACCTTGCCGGATTTGAGCACGACCTGAGCCGCGCCGTGAAGAAATGGAAGAACTCACCCCAGCCAAAGCTAGCGGCGAATGATTTTTGCGCGCTCATCGAGCGAGCAGTGCAAGGAGAGGACCTGCGAGGAGCCAAGGACGTCGACAATTAG
- a CDS encoding cation-translocating P-type ATPase → MSMTATVEFAPRYWSDEPSNVPGRRRIRARIGGLHCSLCTGTIEKALSKLPGVEKVAVSLTHEQALIEYNPSVARAEDLLQTLKDIGYTVSDPRKLRPFDEEERALVRERRRFLLALAMSIAAMGLAGYPVASAWFPLCVFSIASMVAFSFVVLRGYGLRLAAAEAASLATFGAVIYVLQLRGAFGAATPWLAGGLALFLVFGVGLHILRMGAASLRRGILNQHVLVEFGAFAGLIGGAIGLAFHPAGYPTVPFFSVAVMVLAYHMFSEWLSLIVKTRSSQAVKKLLDLEPDIAYVVRDGKEEATPLEKVIVGDLVRIRPGERVPVDGEVESGESDVDESLVTGEPLPVDKRRGDQTVSGSLNGRGTLLARVTAVGEESFLRQVVRSVEDARALKPGLLHLVDRVLRVYTPTVLLTAAGATLLWLIGPYLWGGSPDLQRAMFAGLSVLVMGYPCAVGISAPLSIVRGAGEAAERGVLMRTGEAFEALRLVSHVVFDKTGTITEGRPALRKIVPVASSEQELLALAAAVEAGSEHPLARAVADEAVEQHLELPEVEGFKAIPGQGVEAWLAGTKLIVGSPTFLQSEAVDVIPLREKTSELEAQGLTVIGVARQGALLGLLALGDALRAEAREAVRRLHALGIRTSLITGDNERAARHFARAAGIEEVYARVLPAEKAAMIRKLQQNARVAMVGDGINDAPALMQADVGIAFGSGADVSMESADVIILNQRVGAVLDVYEISRYSYRKMVQNVTLAFAFNGIGIPLATTGLIYPIWGMLAMAASVTAIFINSLHGRGAYFFEAVKGVGRRPEMPSSAEA, encoded by the coding sequence ATGAGTATGACAGCAACTGTTGAATTCGCTCCGCGTTATTGGAGCGACGAACCTTCGAACGTGCCTGGCCGGCGGCGGATCCGCGCCCGGATCGGCGGGCTGCATTGTTCGCTCTGCACCGGCACGATTGAAAAGGCGCTTAGCAAGCTGCCCGGCGTCGAAAAAGTGGCGGTCAGCCTGACACACGAGCAGGCGCTTATCGAATACAACCCGAGCGTGGCACGAGCCGAAGACTTGTTGCAGACGCTCAAGGATATCGGCTACACCGTTTCCGATCCGCGCAAGCTGCGGCCATTCGATGAAGAAGAACGAGCCCTGGTGCGCGAGCGCCGACGCTTCCTTCTGGCCCTCGCCATGAGCATTGCCGCCATGGGGCTGGCCGGATATCCGGTTGCGAGCGCCTGGTTCCCTTTGTGTGTGTTCTCGATTGCGAGCATGGTCGCGTTTTCTTTCGTCGTTCTGCGCGGCTACGGGTTGCGGCTCGCCGCTGCGGAAGCGGCTTCCCTCGCCACGTTCGGAGCCGTCATCTACGTTCTCCAATTGCGCGGCGCGTTCGGGGCCGCAACCCCGTGGCTCGCCGGCGGTCTTGCCCTGTTTCTCGTATTCGGCGTGGGGCTGCATATCTTGCGCATGGGGGCCGCATCGCTCAGACGCGGCATCCTCAACCAGCACGTGCTGGTGGAATTCGGGGCATTTGCGGGACTCATTGGCGGGGCCATCGGCTTGGCGTTCCACCCTGCGGGTTATCCGACGGTGCCTTTCTTCTCCGTGGCGGTGATGGTGCTCGCGTATCACATGTTTTCCGAGTGGCTCTCGCTGATCGTCAAAACGCGCAGCTCGCAGGCGGTGAAGAAGCTCCTCGATCTTGAGCCTGACATCGCTTATGTCGTCAGGGACGGCAAAGAAGAAGCGACGCCGCTTGAAAAGGTGATTGTGGGCGACTTGGTGCGCATCCGGCCGGGCGAGCGGGTGCCGGTGGACGGCGAGGTCGAGTCGGGCGAATCGGACGTGGACGAATCGCTCGTCACCGGGGAGCCGTTGCCGGTGGATAAGCGCCGTGGAGACCAGACGGTAAGCGGCTCGCTGAACGGTCGCGGGACGCTGCTTGCGCGCGTCACCGCCGTAGGTGAAGAGAGCTTTCTCCGGCAGGTGGTCCGCAGTGTGGAAGACGCTCGCGCACTGAAGCCCGGCCTGCTGCACCTCGTGGACCGCGTGCTTCGCGTCTATACACCCACGGTGCTTTTGACAGCGGCCGGTGCAACGCTTTTGTGGCTTATCGGTCCATATCTCTGGGGAGGCTCGCCCGATCTCCAAAGGGCGATGTTTGCGGGATTAAGCGTTCTGGTTATGGGCTATCCCTGCGCCGTAGGCATCTCGGCGCCACTTTCGATTGTGCGCGGGGCGGGCGAGGCCGCCGAGCGGGGCGTGCTGATGCGTACCGGCGAGGCCTTTGAAGCCTTGCGGCTCGTCTCCCATGTGGTTTTTGACAAGACCGGAACGATAACCGAAGGGCGTCCCGCTTTGCGAAAAATCGTTCCTGTGGCCAGTTCGGAACAGGAACTGCTTGCGCTCGCAGCTGCCGTCGAGGCTGGCTCTGAACATCCGCTCGCCCGAGCGGTGGCGGATGAAGCTGTTGAGCAGCACCTCGAGCTGCCCGAGGTCGAAGGGTTCAAGGCTATCCCGGGTCAGGGCGTCGAGGCGTGGCTTGCCGGTACAAAGCTCATCGTTGGCAGCCCGACTTTTCTCCAGAGCGAGGCCGTGGACGTCATCCCGCTGCGTGAGAAGACCAGCGAGCTCGAAGCGCAGGGACTGACCGTCATCGGCGTGGCGCGGCAAGGGGCGCTTTTGGGTCTTTTGGCCCTTGGCGACGCATTGCGGGCCGAGGCCAGAGAAGCGGTGCGCCGCCTCCACGCGCTCGGCATCCGCACCAGCCTGATCACCGGCGATAACGAGCGGGCGGCACGCCACTTCGCCCGCGCCGCCGGAATTGAAGAGGTTTATGCACGGGTCTTGCCGGCCGAGAAGGCGGCGATGATCCGCAAGCTTCAGCAAAACGCGCGCGTGGCCATGGTGGGCGACGGCATCAACGACGCCCCGGCCTTGATGCAGGCGGACGTTGGCATCGCGTTTGGCAGCGGGGCTGACGTCTCAATGGAATCGGCGGACGTGATCATTCTCAACCAGCGGGTGGGCGCGGTGCTCGATGTTTATGAGATCAGCCGCTACAGCTACCGAAAGATGGTGCAGAACGTAACGCTCGCCTTCGCGTTCAACGGCATCGGCATTCCGCTCGCCACGACTGGCTTGATCTATCCCATCTGGGGCATGCTCGCTATGGCGGCCAGTGTAACGGCGATCTTCATCAATTCTCTGCATGGCCGCGGCGCTTATTTCTTCGAGGCCGTGAAAGGGGTCGGGCGCAGGCCCGAGATGCCTTCGAGCGCGGAGGCGTAA
- a CDS encoding MerC domain-containing protein: MTKSISGSNSGQGARGSNRSSRGKDWLRSLAVIPAAFFSLLPSATCPACLTAYAGLLSAIGLGFLFNKRVLAPLIGIFLAIGIISVAWSMRTHRRLGLLVMTVVGSAIVVAGRLVWNIPAVLYAGVALLVGASVWNLWLKRPRPESLVQIVDGSNR; this comes from the coding sequence ATGACAAAATCAATTTCTGGCTCCAATAGCGGTCAAGGCGCGCGTGGAAGCAATCGCTCCTCAAGAGGCAAGGATTGGCTTCGTTCCCTGGCCGTGATCCCCGCCGCCTTCTTCTCCCTACTGCCGAGCGCGACCTGCCCAGCTTGTCTTACCGCCTATGCCGGCCTGCTTTCAGCCATCGGCTTGGGATTCTTGTTTAACAAGAGAGTTCTCGCCCCGCTCATTGGAATCTTTCTTGCCATCGGCATCATCAGCGTCGCCTGGTCAATGCGCACGCACCGGCGTCTCGGCCTTCTCGTGATGACCGTCGTTGGGTCAGCCATAGTCGTCGCTGGGCGCTTGGTCTGGAACATCCCAGCCGTTCTCTATGCTGGCGTCGCGCTGCTCGTTGGCGCGTCCGTCTGGAACCTGTGGCTCAAACGGCCTCGGCCGGAGTCGCTCGTTCAAATAGTGGATGGGTCGAACAGATGA
- a CDS encoding MFS transporter: MSPGSNVEGTKAQNQRERLLWLLSGATFLIFFQGYMVAPLIPRLSALFGVSPRAMGLVVPAYMIPYGVATLFYGLLSDRLGRWPVMFASLVAFVVFTAATATAHSASQLIGWRLLTGLGASGVIPLGLALMGDLFPYEQRGRPLGWLFGAMAGGAAFGASAGVILGAFIGWRLLFIDVAGGAACVLALLFPYRSLFPRPSAGPALSLSEVFASYCSLVATGRGLRTYGYVFWNGIFHGGVFAWLGLYLVRRYGLGEAGIGLALLGYGIPGFLLGPTIGRAADRWGRRWLLPAGFGIAAASAAVFSLRIPLIMVPLTAATLSLGYDMTQPLLAGIVTDLDRKRVGQAMGLNVFALFIGFGLGSLVFGEALRLGFVMALAMFGAVQLAAALAAILAFRLEAPRCSTQMSPVDRLPKSNDRRDP; encoded by the coding sequence ATGAGTCCAGGAAGCAACGTAGAAGGCACAAAAGCCCAGAACCAGCGCGAGCGCCTGCTTTGGCTCTTATCAGGGGCCACATTCCTCATCTTCTTCCAAGGGTACATGGTCGCCCCGCTCATTCCTCGCCTCTCGGCGCTATTCGGAGTTTCTCCGAGGGCGATGGGTCTGGTCGTTCCGGCCTACATGATCCCGTATGGCGTAGCGACCTTGTTCTACGGTCTGCTCTCGGACCGTCTGGGCCGGTGGCCCGTCATGTTCGCCTCGCTTGTCGCCTTTGTCGTATTCACAGCGGCTACCGCGACCGCGCATTCCGCCTCTCAGTTGATCGGTTGGCGATTATTGACGGGGCTCGGAGCGAGTGGAGTCATACCGCTGGGGCTAGCATTGATGGGCGATCTTTTCCCCTATGAGCAGCGAGGGCGTCCGCTGGGATGGTTGTTCGGCGCAATGGCTGGCGGCGCTGCTTTCGGGGCAAGTGCGGGAGTGATTCTCGGGGCATTCATCGGTTGGCGGCTGTTGTTCATCGATGTGGCGGGTGGCGCTGCTTGTGTTTTGGCGCTTCTGTTTCCTTACCGCTCGCTTTTCCCGAGGCCGTCGGCGGGGCCGGCTCTCTCCTTGAGCGAGGTTTTCGCGAGCTATTGTAGCCTGGTCGCAACGGGCCGTGGACTCCGTACTTACGGGTACGTGTTCTGGAACGGGATATTCCATGGAGGTGTTTTTGCATGGCTAGGCCTGTATCTTGTCCGGCGCTATGGGCTGGGCGAGGCGGGCATCGGACTCGCGCTCCTGGGCTATGGTATCCCCGGCTTCCTGCTAGGGCCGACCATTGGAAGAGCGGCGGATCGTTGGGGGCGGCGGTGGCTGTTACCCGCCGGCTTTGGAATCGCTGCGGCTTCGGCGGCGGTGTTCAGTCTCAGGATACCGCTGATAATGGTTCCTCTCACAGCAGCAACGCTGTCGCTCGGTTACGACATGACCCAGCCGCTGCTTGCGGGAATTGTCACCGATCTCGACAGAAAGCGCGTCGGCCAGGCCATGGGGCTGAACGTCTTCGCCCTCTTCATCGGATTTGGTTTGGGAAGCCTCGTGTTTGGTGAGGCACTTCGGCTGGGCTTCGTCATGGCACTCGCAATGTTCGGCGCAGTCCAACTCGCGGCTGCGCTGGCGGCTATCCTGGCTTTTCGGCTTGAGGCCCCGAGATGCAGCACTCAGATGAGCCCTGTTGACAGGCTGCCAAAGAGCAACGATCGCCGAGATCCGTGA
- a CDS encoding heavy-metal-associated domain-containing protein, whose product MDGVRHADVNLVKGQATVFPKPVKSFDPALIPKAIHDMGFTATEVEIVADETLASRDGELQLDVPGLKHPFVLAGGARAKSLQGDKNLIGRRIRVTGKLQMGRGNLPPALTVENFQRST is encoded by the coding sequence CTGGATGGCGTTCGTCATGCTGATGTCAATTTGGTGAAAGGTCAGGCGACAGTTTTCCCAAAGCCAGTAAAATCCTTTGATCCTGCTCTGATTCCCAAAGCGATCCACGATATGGGATTTACAGCGACGGAAGTGGAGATCGTCGCGGACGAAACACTTGCTTCGCGAGATGGTGAGTTGCAATTGGATGTGCCAGGTTTGAAGCACCCTTTTGTCTTGGCCGGAGGAGCGCGGGCGAAGTCACTCCAGGGAGATAAGAACTTGATTGGAAGGCGGATTCGGGTAACAGGGAAGCTTCAAATGGGTCGCGGGAATCTTCCGCCGGCGCTGACCGTCGAGAATTTCCAGCGGTCCACCTGA
- a CDS encoding serine/threonine-protein phosphatase, whose amino-acid sequence MSCFELWGGNQSANHPVELPGLDGWVYSAPLDPASGGGDVHYFSVCSRGMVSRIALADVAGHGSRASSMAEKLRYILQRHTNNWDQSALMRELNDVFAEEPTEMRYATAAVLGFYLETGELLFSNAGHPPALWYREQEKSWDLLRDSTQFAVEVAGLPLGLIPGTAYCQTGVRLGADDMIVLYTDGITESTDKSGKQLGRGGLLELARSVAADSPAEMCCALMTGIQAYRGGLPRSDDETLVVLRHLG is encoded by the coding sequence TTGTCCTGTTTCGAGCTCTGGGGCGGCAATCAAAGTGCCAACCACCCCGTGGAATTGCCGGGCCTCGATGGATGGGTCTATTCAGCGCCGCTGGATCCTGCTTCGGGGGGCGGCGACGTTCACTACTTCTCCGTTTGCAGCAGAGGCATGGTTTCGCGCATCGCCTTGGCGGATGTGGCCGGGCACGGAAGCCGCGCCAGTTCAATGGCAGAGAAACTGCGTTACATCCTTCAAAGGCACACGAACAACTGGGACCAATCCGCATTGATGCGGGAACTGAATGATGTATTTGCCGAGGAGCCGACCGAGATGCGGTACGCAACTGCCGCCGTCCTCGGGTTCTATCTCGAAACTGGAGAACTCCTGTTCAGCAACGCCGGCCATCCTCCGGCCCTCTGGTATCGGGAACAAGAAAAGTCCTGGGACCTGCTGCGGGACTCAACGCAGTTTGCGGTGGAGGTCGCAGGGCTGCCTTTGGGATTAATTCCGGGTACTGCTTACTGCCAGACTGGCGTGCGGCTTGGCGCGGACGATATGATCGTTCTCTACACCGACGGGATTACGGAATCGACGGACAAGTCCGGCAAACAGCTTGGGCGAGGCGGCCTGCTGGAGTTGGCCCGGAGCGTGGCTGCGGACTCACCCGCCGAAATGTGCTGCGCTCTGATGACAGGAATCCAAGCGTATCGAGGCGGCTTGCCGCGTAGTGATGACGAGACTCTGGTTGTCCTTCGGCATCTCGGGTGA